The following coding sequences are from one Ctenopharyngodon idella isolate HZGC_01 chromosome 17, HZGC01, whole genome shotgun sequence window:
- the LOC127498576 gene encoding F-box only protein 33, translating into MALCSSVGALALPSELIVHIFSFLSDRDKLRASAVCSRWRECLFYPALWTELKLRVGGGTNGGGSGSEQTPRLEFLMRKFGSFVRELQLEFAPVDGYLSPLQHGMEAVESDPQFAKDAMVTYLDQVLCVLGSLRNNRNLQKLSLYGDTCILQDDGILDSSYLSQVDQGGKKMKEIQQLFEEILSNSRQMKWLSSAFMLGVVTPCSLASLSNPSTSSLEHLSLIDNQLPSLTSTVELERLAHLRSLSLDFCDFTSDMCRLLACGDRVPLHRLSLLLNGAALDAKPLDGTAAEDDWKALVRRSTNLRVYIMAMDVCSQDLLRVLKPSVPLERIHLDSYSSLVTDGVVELISQQYHKTLSHFILMRDDAGFPDLSVNRNEDPLVLLAWRCVHLAVLIIHGYTVWSHNLVAISRLRGSNLKVLEVSEESIDFDPDQSVYIEGDPVHNLVKEVSLGLGRVWHPSMDNSVVLNEPTQHFHREMQSFSAGM; encoded by the exons ATGGCTCTGTGCAGCAGCGTCGGAGCCTTGGCGTTACCCAGCGAGCTTATTGTTCACATATTTTCCTTCCTGTCAGACCGAGACAAGCTCCGGGCCTCGGCCGTGTGCTCTCGCTGGAGGGAGTGTCTCTTCTACCCTGCGCTGTGGACGGAGCTCAAGCTGCGCGTCGGTGGCGGAACCAACGGCGGCGGCTCTGGATCAGAACAAACCCCGCGATTAGAGTTCCTCATGCGCAAGTTCGGCTCGTTCGTGCGGGAGCTGCAGCTGGAGTTTGCCCCGGTGGACGGCTATCTAAGCCCGCTGCAGCACGGAATGGAAGCCGTCGAGAGCGACCCGCAGTTCGCGAAAGATGCGATGGTGACATATTTGGATCAGGTGTTGTGTGTGCTCGGCAGTCTGCGTAATAACAG AAACCTCCAGAAGCTGAGTCTCTATGGGGACACATGCATTCTTCAGGATGACGGGATTTTGGACAGCTCTTACCTCAGCCAGGTCGACCAAGGGGGCAAGAAAATGAAAGA GATCCAGCAACTCTTCGAAGAGATCCTGTCCAACAGCAGGCAGATGAAGTGGTTGTCATCTGCGTTCATGCTCGGTGTGGTGACCCCCTGCTCTCTGGCCTCTCTCTCCAACCCCAGCACCAGCTCCCTCGAGCACCTCAGTCTGATCGACAACCAGCTGCCCAGCCTGACTTCCACAGTCGAACTGGAAAGGCTCGCTCACCTGCGGTCTTTGTCGCTAGACTTCTGCGACTTCACCTCCGACATGTGCCGCCTCCTCGCCTGCGGTGACCGAGTGCCCCTCCACCgcctctctctcttgctcaaCGGAGCTGCTTTGGATGCCAAGCCTTTGGATGGTACTGCAGCCGAGGATGATTGGAAAGCCCTGGTCCGTCGCAGCACGAACCTGCGCGTCTACATCATGGCGATGGATGTGTGCAGCCAGGACCTTCTGCGTGTGCTGAAGCCCAGCGTGCCCCTGGAGCGCATCCATCTGGACAGCTACAGCAGTCTGGTGACGGATGGTGTCGTGGAGCTCATCTCGCAGCAGTACCACAAAACCCTCTCCCACTTCATCTTGATGAGAGATGACGCTGGATTCCCAGACCTCAGCGTCAACCGCAACGAGGACCCGCTGGTTCTCCTCGCCTGGCGCTGTGTGCACCTTGCTGTCTTGATCATCCATG GCTACACTGTGTGGTCCCATAACCTCGTGGCCATCTCTCGTCTGCGTGGGTCCAACCTTAAAGTTCTGGAGGTGTCTGAAGAGAGCATTGACTTTGATCCGGACCAGTCGGTGTACATCGAGGGAGATCCCGTCCACAATCTAGTCAAGGAGGTGTCCTTGGGCTTGGGCCGCGTCTGGCATCCCTCCATGGACAATAGCGTGGTCCTGAACGAGCCCACTCAGCACTTCCACCGCGAGATGCAGAGTTTCAGCGCGGGCATGTAG
- the fam177a1 gene encoding protein FAM177A1: MAELSLYLTNVNVSLGQTMDTEKSSTVVKEFENVELGDLGKKKPKIPRRTIYFASGETMEEYSTDEEEEEEPEKKNTLSNMDPSKLTWGPYVWFQMWRVATSTISVCDYLGERMASLLGITTPKYQYAIDEYYRMKKEEEEEEEENHLSEEAERRFEEQHNQEGQQPKTEQPEATASFVNVTFELEQESHATPDANKVPAPIPS, from the exons ATGGCTGAACTGTCACTGTACCTCACAAACGTTAACGTGTCTCTGGGACAAACAATGGACACAGAGAAg AGTTCAACTGTGGTGAAAGAGTTTGAAAATGTTGAACTTGGAGATCTGGGCAAAAAGAAGCCAAAGATTCCTCGCAGAACAATCTACTTTGCAAGTGGTGAAACCATGGAGGAGTACAGTACagatgaagaggaggaagaagaacCGGAGAAAAAGAACACTTTAAGTAATATGGATCCG TCAAAGTTGACCTGGGGTCCATACGTCTGGTTCCAAATGTGGAGAGTGGCTACCTCAACCATCTCAG TTTGTGACTATCTTGGAGAGAGAATGGCCTCGTTGTTGGGAATCACAACACCAAAATATCAGTATGCAATTGATGAGTACTACAGGATGAAGAAGGAG gaggaggaagaagaggaggagaacCATCTCTCTGAGGAGGCAGAACGTCGTTTTGAAGAGCAACACAACCAGGAGGGCCAGCAGCCAAAGACTGAGCAACCAGAAGCAACTGCTTCTTTTGTGAATGTGACCTTTGAACTGGAGCAGGAATCACATGCTACACCTGATGCAAATAAAGTGCCTGCACCCATTCCCTCCTAA